The following coding sequences lie in one Kribbella sp. NBC_00709 genomic window:
- a CDS encoding GNAT family N-acetyltransferase: MTDVEERPAEDAELAVLLKAAFDELVSRNGAEGRTQVKDGARYFVALDDEGQAVGCGALQVFGPDTAHPGDAEIKRVYVTPAARGRGYARRLLAGLEEVARSAGHPFLRLTTAEQQPEAIALYESSGYARIAPWGKYVNEPRTRCYGKAL; encoded by the coding sequence ATGACAGACGTGGAGGAACGGCCGGCGGAGGACGCGGAGCTGGCCGTCCTGTTGAAGGCCGCGTTCGACGAGCTCGTCTCGCGGAACGGGGCCGAGGGACGGACGCAGGTCAAGGACGGTGCGCGGTACTTCGTGGCGCTCGACGACGAGGGACAGGCCGTCGGGTGTGGCGCCCTACAGGTGTTCGGGCCGGACACCGCTCATCCGGGGGACGCCGAGATCAAGCGGGTGTACGTGACGCCGGCCGCCCGCGGTCGAGGGTACGCGCGCAGGTTGCTCGCCGGACTCGAAGAGGTGGCCCGATCCGCCGGTCATCCGTTCCTGCGATTGACCACTGCGGAGCAACAGCCGGAGGCGATCGCGCTCTACGAGTCGAGCGGATACGCACGGATCGCTCCCTGGGGCAAGTACGTCAACGAGCCGCGGACCCGCTGCTACGGAAAGGCACTCTGA
- a CDS encoding TRM11 family SAM-dependent methyltransferase: MPHLVLRTIDGAADLLIEDLRAMSSIRSICQLSAETVECAVDGPLDELAASALYFTAEPDREAAEVAPLSWMRRFGRLERLPWSTNPVVAEVLVRLAKIRPGHRVLDPFCGTGTILLAVRRRAPTARVVGTDHDPHALEIATRNGTQDLARAKADALPFKDRSVDRVVTNLPFGKQVGSHALNRTLYPAVLSELDRVLTPDGRAVLLTEDKRLLAQAIQRSALKLVRERLLKYNGATPTAYVLTRPRRR, from the coding sequence GTGCCCCACCTTGTCCTGCGCACCATCGACGGCGCCGCCGACCTCCTCATCGAGGACCTGCGCGCGATGTCGTCGATCCGTTCGATCTGTCAACTGTCCGCCGAAACCGTCGAGTGCGCGGTCGACGGCCCGCTGGATGAACTCGCCGCCAGCGCCCTGTACTTCACTGCCGAGCCCGACCGAGAGGCAGCCGAGGTCGCGCCGTTGTCGTGGATGCGGCGGTTCGGCCGGCTGGAACGGTTGCCGTGGTCAACCAATCCGGTGGTCGCCGAGGTGCTCGTCCGGTTGGCGAAGATCCGGCCGGGCCACCGCGTGCTCGACCCGTTCTGCGGAACGGGCACCATCCTCCTCGCCGTACGCCGTCGTGCACCGACCGCCCGGGTCGTCGGAACGGACCACGATCCGCACGCACTCGAGATCGCGACCAGGAACGGGACGCAAGATCTCGCCCGAGCCAAGGCTGACGCTCTGCCGTTCAAGGACAGGAGTGTGGACCGCGTCGTCACGAATCTCCCGTTCGGCAAGCAGGTAGGCAGTCACGCGCTCAACCGCACGCTCTACCCAGCAGTCCTGTCAGAGCTGGATCGAGTCCTGACCCCGGACGGCCGCGCCGTCCTCCTGACCGAAGACAAACGCCTGCTCGCCCAGGCAATCCAGCGCAGCGCGCTCAAGCTCGTCCGCGAGCGCCTCCTCAAATACAACGGAGCCACCCCCACCGCCTACGTCCTCACCCGCCCGCGCCGGAGGTGA
- a CDS encoding ArsR/SmtB family transcription factor gives MAMSVVDETAALAVAGCLFHGFSDASRLAIVRHLASGEHRVVDLTEHLGLAQSTVSKHLACLRDCGLVESRPQGRASMFSLSHPEATMDLLAAAERLLGLTGDAVALCPNYGLTQNATP, from the coding sequence ATGGCGATGAGTGTGGTGGACGAGACCGCGGCCCTGGCGGTGGCCGGGTGTTTGTTCCATGGGTTCAGTGATGCGTCGCGGCTGGCGATCGTGCGGCATCTGGCGTCGGGGGAGCATCGCGTCGTCGATCTGACCGAGCATCTCGGGCTCGCGCAGTCCACGGTCTCCAAACATCTCGCGTGTCTGCGGGACTGCGGGCTGGTCGAGTCGCGCCCGCAGGGGAGGGCGTCGATGTTCAGCCTGTCGCACCCCGAGGCGACGATGGACCTGCTGGCCGCGGCCGAACGCCTCCTCGGCCTGACCGGCGACGCCGTCGCCCTCTGCCCGAACTACGGGCTGACGCAGAACGCAACGCCATGA
- a CDS encoding cation diffusion facilitator family transporter: MSEPLQLGATWAVDPVERRRLGKRAQLLAGASVAYNVVEAVVAVTSGIVAGSVALVGFGLDSVVEVSSGLIILWQFRHPLPESRERRALRLLAFSFFALAAYVGFESIRTLIIGAHPDTSNVGIGLAIASLIVMPFLSWAQRRTGKALGSNAVVADSTQTLLCTYLSAVLLVGLLLNATLGWSWADPIAGLIIAAVAIREGVEARRGEGCCSPLGGPCKAE; the protein is encoded by the coding sequence ATGAGTGAACCACTGCAGCTAGGTGCCACCTGGGCGGTCGATCCCGTCGAGCGCCGTCGGCTGGGGAAGCGCGCACAGTTGCTGGCCGGCGCATCCGTTGCCTACAACGTGGTCGAGGCGGTCGTCGCGGTCACGTCGGGAATCGTCGCCGGATCGGTCGCCCTGGTCGGCTTCGGCCTGGACTCGGTCGTCGAAGTCTCCAGCGGCCTGATCATCCTGTGGCAGTTCCGCCACCCGCTCCCGGAGTCCCGCGAACGCCGAGCCCTCCGCCTCCTCGCCTTCTCCTTCTTCGCGTTGGCCGCGTACGTCGGCTTCGAGTCGATCCGCACGCTCATCATCGGTGCCCACCCGGACACCTCGAACGTAGGCATCGGCCTCGCGATCGCGTCCCTGATCGTGATGCCGTTCCTCTCCTGGGCGCAGCGTCGCACTGGAAAGGCGCTCGGCTCGAACGCCGTCGTCGCCGACTCCACCCAGACCCTTCTGTGTACCTATCTCTCGGCGGTCCTTCTGGTTGGACTCCTCCTCAACGCCACCCTGGGCTGGTCCTGGGCCGACCCGATCGCAGGCCTGATCATCGCGGCCGTCGCGATCCGCGAAGGTGTCGAGGCCCGGCGCGGCGAGGGCTGCTGCTCACCCCTCGGCGGCCCCTGCAAGGCCGAGTAA
- a CDS encoding amidohydrolase family protein, protein MRDAEVPAWWRRLGLDGLVDVHVHFLPDRVMNAVWAYFDQAGEHYGTEWPITYRTSVEERLKTLDALGVRAFPALVYPHKPGMASSLNSWARDFAAVTPGCVASGTFFDEPSASGYVHEALELGTRIFKVHVQVGDYDPRSGELDDVWGQLAEAGVPVVVHCGSGPIRGRHTGPGPMGEVLRRHPRLTAVIAHLGMPEYAEHLALTSYPNVHLDTTMALTPFTEAMMPFPRELVPRLGELQDRIVLGTDFPNIPYEYAVQLEVLEALDLGDDWLRAVCWENGARLLGLAGAAEG, encoded by the coding sequence GTGCGTGACGCGGAGGTACCGGCGTGGTGGCGGCGGCTCGGGCTGGACGGGCTGGTGGATGTGCATGTGCACTTCCTGCCGGACCGGGTGATGAACGCGGTCTGGGCGTACTTCGACCAGGCCGGTGAGCATTACGGCACCGAGTGGCCGATCACCTACCGGACCTCGGTCGAGGAACGGCTGAAGACGCTGGACGCGTTGGGCGTTCGGGCGTTCCCGGCGCTGGTCTACCCGCACAAGCCGGGGATGGCTTCGTCGTTGAACTCCTGGGCCCGGGATTTCGCTGCTGTGACGCCTGGATGTGTGGCGAGCGGCACGTTCTTCGACGAGCCGTCGGCCTCGGGTTATGTGCACGAGGCCTTGGAGTTGGGGACGCGGATCTTCAAGGTGCATGTCCAGGTCGGCGATTACGACCCTCGGTCCGGCGAGCTCGACGACGTGTGGGGCCAGCTGGCCGAGGCCGGCGTACCGGTCGTCGTCCACTGCGGGTCCGGCCCGATCCGCGGGCGGCACACCGGTCCCGGGCCGATGGGCGAGGTGTTGCGCAGACATCCTCGGCTCACCGCGGTCATCGCCCACCTCGGCATGCCGGAGTACGCCGAGCATCTCGCGCTCACGTCGTACCCGAATGTCCATCTGGACACGACGATGGCTTTGACGCCGTTCACCGAAGCGATGATGCCGTTTCCTCGCGAGCTCGTGCCGCGGTTGGGTGAGCTACAGGACCGGATCGTGCTGGGGACCGACTTCCCGAACATCCCGTACGAGTACGCCGTACAGCTCGAGGTGCTCGAGGCGCTGGATCTGGGCGATGACTGGCTGCGTGCGGTCTGCTGGGAGAACGGGGCGCGGTTACTCGGCCTTGCAGGGGCCGCCGAGGGGTGA
- a CDS encoding ATP-grasp domain-containing protein: protein MADRSRHLIGLLLGAEEDWPQAFEALLQRVGPVALDGHEHEFGSRRLTIEPFDLNDPVRVGLVIDRLAYWYYHPREWLKKAALMNGTYLLNSPFTFQAMEKHSAYCAMLRLGLKIPRTVLVPYKNPVDNVRWAYTSAKYNRPFDLDAIADDLGYPLYMKPFDGGGWRGVSRINNRDDLHRAYDESDEMLMHLQATVEYDKFARALSIGAETMVMDFRPDEPMHNRYAVSHGFLSPSAGHQTVAISRIVNAFFGWEFNSCEMLVAGDDVYPIDYANACPDVAVTSLHYYFPWAISALVKWSVFSLATGRRSKVDLRTERYFDIADDPSLDYDAKLDAYLALADEHFETAKYQEWCAEHLPDFDLRVREWVAGSDFDRLLRETVVATYPEHEQDKFHAHFKGLTDLWVADQAG from the coding sequence GTGGCTGACCGCTCAAGGCATTTGATCGGGTTGTTGCTGGGAGCCGAGGAGGACTGGCCGCAGGCGTTCGAGGCGTTGCTGCAGCGGGTCGGCCCGGTCGCGCTGGACGGGCACGAGCACGAGTTCGGGTCCCGGCGGCTGACCATCGAGCCGTTCGACCTGAACGACCCGGTCCGGGTCGGGCTGGTGATCGACCGGCTCGCGTACTGGTACTACCACCCGCGCGAGTGGCTGAAGAAGGCCGCGCTGATGAACGGCACGTACCTGCTGAACTCCCCGTTCACGTTCCAGGCGATGGAGAAGCATTCGGCGTACTGCGCGATGCTGCGGCTCGGGCTGAAGATCCCGCGGACCGTGCTGGTGCCGTACAAGAACCCGGTCGACAACGTGCGCTGGGCGTACACGTCGGCGAAGTACAACCGGCCGTTCGACCTGGACGCGATCGCCGACGACCTCGGCTACCCGCTGTACATGAAGCCGTTCGACGGCGGCGGGTGGCGCGGGGTCTCGCGGATCAACAACCGCGACGACCTGCACCGCGCGTACGACGAGTCGGACGAGATGCTGATGCACCTGCAGGCCACGGTCGAGTACGACAAGTTCGCCCGGGCGCTGTCGATCGGCGCCGAGACGATGGTGATGGACTTCCGTCCGGACGAGCCGATGCACAACCGGTACGCCGTCTCGCACGGCTTCCTGAGTCCGTCCGCCGGGCATCAGACGGTGGCGATCAGCCGGATCGTGAACGCGTTCTTCGGCTGGGAGTTCAACTCCTGCGAGATGCTCGTCGCCGGCGACGACGTGTACCCGATCGACTACGCGAACGCCTGCCCGGACGTCGCGGTCACGTCGCTGCACTACTACTTCCCCTGGGCGATCAGCGCGCTGGTGAAGTGGTCGGTCTTCTCGCTCGCCACCGGCCGGCGCAGCAAGGTCGACCTGCGCACCGAGCGGTACTTCGACATCGCCGACGACCCGTCCCTGGACTACGACGCCAAGCTCGACGCATACCTCGCACTCGCGGACGAGCACTTCGAAACCGCGAAGTACCAGGAGTGGTGCGCCGAACACCTGCCCGACTTCGACCTCCGCGTCCGCGAGTGGGTCGCCGGCTCCGACTTCGACCGCCTGCTCCGCGAGACCGTCGTCGCGACGTACCCGGAACACGAGCAGGACAAATTCCACGCCCACTTCAAGGGCCTGACCGACCTGTGGGTGGCGGATCAGGCAGGCTAG
- a CDS encoding esterase family protein: MEREQAELEAPGLDRPGTVIRYGHFGRPVLVFPSEQGRAWDYESNGMVGAVASLIEAGRVKLYCVDSYDHVSWSDRSIQLEDRARRHELYESWIVNQVVPTIAADSPGVGDIITTGCSLGAFHAFNFAFKRADLFPIAICQSGNYDASSWHAWGERGDATYFNNPADYLPNLSGDHLDYLRARLFIVLTVGQGDWETNPTGSLPSARATDAALTAKSIPHELDMWGYDVAHDWPWWQQQIAHHLPRFC; this comes from the coding sequence ATGGAACGGGAGCAGGCCGAGTTGGAGGCGCCGGGGCTTGATCGCCCCGGAACGGTGATCCGCTACGGGCATTTCGGCCGCCCGGTGCTGGTCTTTCCGAGCGAGCAGGGCCGAGCCTGGGACTACGAGAGCAACGGCATGGTCGGCGCCGTCGCCTCGCTGATCGAGGCCGGACGGGTCAAGTTGTACTGCGTGGACTCCTACGACCACGTCAGCTGGTCGGACCGGAGCATCCAGCTCGAGGACCGCGCCCGCCGGCACGAGCTGTACGAGTCCTGGATCGTGAACCAGGTCGTACCGACCATCGCCGCGGACTCGCCCGGGGTCGGCGACATCATCACGACCGGCTGCAGTCTCGGCGCTTTTCATGCTTTCAACTTCGCGTTCAAGCGGGCCGACCTGTTCCCGATCGCGATCTGCCAGTCGGGCAACTACGACGCGAGCAGTTGGCACGCCTGGGGCGAGCGCGGCGACGCGACGTACTTCAACAATCCGGCCGACTACCTGCCGAACCTTTCCGGTGACCATCTCGACTATTTGCGCGCGCGGCTGTTCATTGTGCTCACGGTCGGACAGGGTGACTGGGAGACGAACCCGACCGGCTCCTTGCCGTCGGCTCGCGCCACCGACGCTGCGCTGACTGCAAAGAGCATCCCCCATGAGCTGGACATGTGGGGGTACGACGTAGCACACGACTGGCCCTGGTGGCAGCAGCAGATCGCCCATCACCTGCCCAGATTCTGTTAG
- a CDS encoding alpha/beta hydrolase — translation MSGVASAVEGAEVVFRLGDAPHAFSGVRLWQELGLPAELLEFKPVDYGWELRLPRPSVHRMEYLFDIADLGTRTDPTNPRTVGGAFGHHSWLPLPGYVEPAWLTVQPIPSTLTPLTAESPVGPVNVQVWAPEGIAPTFELPLLLAHDGPEFAAYAGLVQYAGAMVARSTLPPFRLALIEPTARNLWYAANPQYADALTQHVLPAVGTSYRSRRPVLMGASLGALAALHAEWQHPGTFDGLFLQSGSFFTPGTDPQESRFEFYAEVTGFVEQVLTATTAPSAPPVGMTAGTTEENVHNNRVMAARLAELGFEVTFDETPDMHNFTAWRDVLHPDLTDLLRQTWGGADGTGAGRVGGAGA, via the coding sequence ATGTCTGGTGTCGCGAGCGCGGTCGAGGGGGCCGAGGTGGTGTTCCGCCTCGGTGACGCTCCGCATGCGTTCAGCGGCGTTCGGTTGTGGCAGGAGCTCGGTCTGCCGGCCGAGCTGCTCGAGTTCAAGCCGGTCGACTACGGCTGGGAGCTGCGGCTGCCGCGGCCGTCGGTGCACCGGATGGAGTACCTGTTCGACATCGCGGACCTCGGGACGCGGACCGATCCGACGAATCCACGGACCGTCGGCGGCGCGTTCGGGCACCACTCCTGGCTGCCCCTGCCCGGGTACGTCGAACCTGCCTGGCTCACCGTGCAGCCGATCCCGTCGACGCTGACCCCATTGACCGCGGAGTCCCCGGTCGGGCCGGTCAACGTGCAGGTCTGGGCGCCGGAGGGCATCGCGCCGACCTTCGAGCTGCCCCTGCTGCTCGCCCACGACGGTCCAGAGTTCGCCGCGTACGCCGGTCTCGTGCAGTACGCCGGCGCCATGGTCGCCCGGTCCACGCTGCCGCCGTTCCGGCTCGCCCTGATCGAGCCGACAGCCCGCAACCTCTGGTACGCCGCCAATCCGCAGTACGCCGACGCCTTGACGCAGCACGTCCTGCCCGCGGTCGGGACGTCGTACCGCAGCCGGCGTCCGGTGCTGATGGGGGCCAGCCTGGGCGCGCTGGCGGCGCTGCATGCGGAGTGGCAGCATCCGGGCACGTTCGACGGGCTGTTCCTGCAGTCGGGGTCGTTCTTCACGCCGGGCACGGACCCGCAGGAGTCCCGGTTCGAGTTCTACGCCGAGGTGACCGGGTTCGTCGAGCAGGTGCTGACGGCAACCACGGCGCCGAGTGCGCCGCCGGTCGGGATGACCGCCGGGACGACCGAGGAGAACGTGCACAACAACCGGGTGATGGCGGCGCGGCTGGCCGAGCTCGGGTTCGAGGTGACGTTCGACGAAACACCCGACATGCACAACTTCACAGCCTGGCGGGATGTGCTCCATCCTGATCTGACGGATCTACTGCGGCAGACCTGGGGTGGGGCTGATGGAACGGGAGCAGGCCGAGTTGGAGGCGCCGGGGCTTGA
- a CDS encoding MmcQ/YjbR family DNA-binding protein, translated as MVDLTDIREITADLPRSYEVLVRDRIKFRVGQIVYLAVAADEQTIGLGFPREERAAALAAEPDKFLPPRPSDERFQWIELNLAAVEYDELRELILDAWSLCVPKKVRREYFGD; from the coding sequence GTGGTCGATCTCACCGACATCCGCGAAATCACCGCGGACCTCCCGCGCAGCTACGAGGTACTGGTCCGCGACCGGATCAAGTTCCGCGTCGGCCAGATCGTGTACCTCGCGGTCGCGGCCGACGAGCAGACCATCGGCCTGGGCTTCCCGCGCGAGGAACGCGCCGCCGCGCTGGCCGCCGAGCCGGACAAGTTCCTCCCGCCGCGCCCGTCCGACGAGCGCTTCCAGTGGATCGAGCTCAACCTGGCGGCCGTCGAGTACGACGAACTCCGCGAGCTGATCCTCGACGCCTGGTCGCTGTGCGTCCCGAAGAAGGTCCGGCGAGAGTACTTCGGGGACTAA
- a CDS encoding Fic/DOC family protein gives MTDESEKQRWDAYFIGPHSNVLRNKLGLRNYEKLRIAEYKLRALRQLEIERGDVEIPRTFDAAHLRALHRHLLQDVYEWAGEFRDLPVVKDKKGFVAHQELETWLDDVGRRVRGLVWPTMARREFVENISAVYADVNVAHPFREGNGVACKLYISQLSELSPYEIRYDRVSKERWDQAAGATLPPGRIATAANPWPMYAVFERISFEREAPPGLAEAARLHASAYPQQQVGSQPTAARGLGEQPERNRPRGEQNHNGHSLA, from the coding sequence GTGACCGACGAGTCTGAGAAGCAGCGGTGGGACGCCTACTTCATCGGCCCGCACAGCAACGTGCTGCGCAACAAGCTCGGGCTGCGGAACTACGAGAAGCTCCGCATCGCGGAGTACAAGCTCCGGGCACTCCGGCAGCTCGAGATCGAACGTGGAGACGTCGAGATCCCGCGAACCTTCGACGCGGCTCATCTCCGGGCACTCCATCGGCATCTGCTGCAGGACGTCTACGAGTGGGCCGGTGAGTTCCGCGACCTTCCCGTGGTCAAGGACAAGAAGGGGTTCGTGGCCCACCAGGAGCTGGAGACCTGGCTCGACGACGTCGGCCGGCGGGTTCGCGGCCTGGTCTGGCCGACGATGGCGCGGCGGGAGTTCGTGGAGAACATCTCCGCGGTGTACGCCGACGTGAACGTGGCCCATCCGTTCCGGGAGGGAAACGGGGTGGCCTGCAAGCTGTACATCAGCCAGCTGTCCGAGCTCTCGCCGTACGAGATCAGGTACGACCGGGTGAGCAAGGAGAGGTGGGACCAGGCCGCCGGGGCGACGCTGCCGCCGGGTCGGATCGCCACCGCGGCGAATCCGTGGCCGATGTACGCGGTGTTCGAGCGGATCTCCTTCGAGCGGGAGGCTCCGCCCGGTCTGGCCGAGGCGGCTCGGCTGCACGCGTCGGCGTACCCGCAGCAGCAGGTGGGGTCGCAGCCGACCGCGGCTCGTGGACTAGGTGAACAACCAGAGCGCAACCGCCCCCGCGGCGAGCAGAATCACAACGGTCACAGCTTGGCTTAG